Proteins co-encoded in one Microcebus murinus isolate Inina chromosome 5, M.murinus_Inina_mat1.0, whole genome shotgun sequence genomic window:
- the BAG6 gene encoding large proline-rich protein BAG6 isoform X12 encodes MEHRLPSFWGIWHLEAWPRELSAMEPNDSTSTAVEEPDSLEVLVKTLDSQTRTFIVGAQMNVKEFKEHIAASVSIPSEKQRLIYQGRVLQDDKKLQEYNVGGKVIHLVERAPPQTQLPSGASSGTGSASATHGGGPSPGTRGPGASVHDRNANSYVMVGTFNLPSDGSAVDVHINMEQAPIQSEPRVRLVMAQHMIRDIQTLLSRMECRGAPQVQHSQLPPQMPTVAPEPVALSSQTSEPVESEVPPREPMEAEGVEERAPAQSPELTPSGSAPTGPAPASETNAPNHPSPAEYVEVLQELQRLESRLQPFLQRYYEVLGTAATTDYNNNHEGREEDQRLINLVGESLRLLGNTFVALSDLRCNLACAPPRHLHVVRPMSHYTTPMVLQQAAIPIQINVGTTVTMTGNGTRPPPNPNAEAPPPGPGQASSLAPSSTTVESSSEGASPPGPAPPPATSHPRVIRISHQSVEPVVMMHMNIQGPLSLSPCPDSGTQPGGVPSAPTGPLGPPGHGQTLGQQVPGFPTAPTRVVIARPTPPQARPSHPGGPPVSGALGTGLGTNASLAQMVSGLVGQLLMQPVLVAQGTPGMAPPPAPATASASAGTTNTATIAGPAPGGPAQPPPPQPSTADLQFSQLLGNLLGPAGPGTGGPGVPSPTITVAMPGVPAFLQGMTDFLQATQTAPPPPPPPPPPPPEQQTMPPPGSPSSGAGSPGGLGLESLPPEFYTSVVQGVLSSLLGSLGARAGSSESIAAFIQRLSGSSNIFEPGADGALGFFGALLSLLCQNFSMVDVVMLLHGHFQPLQRLQPQLRSFFHQHYLGGQEPTPSNIRMATHTLITGLEEYVRESFSLVQVQPGVDIIRTNLEFLQEQFNSIAAHVLHCTDSGFGARLLELCNQGLFECLALNLHCLGGQQMELAAVINGRIRRMSRGVNPSLVSWLTTMMGLRLQVVLEHMPVGPDAILRYVRRVGDPPQPLPEEPMEVQGAERTSPEPQRENASPAPGTTAEEAMSRGPPPPPEGGSRDDQDGASAETEPWAAAVPPEWVPIIQQDIQSQRKVKPQPPLSDAYLSGMPAKRRKTMQGEGPQLLLSEAVSRAAKAAGARPLTSPESLSRDLEAPEVQESYRHQLRSDIQKRLQEDPNYSPQRFPNAHRAFADDP; translated from the exons ATGGAGCACCGCCTCCCCAGTTTCTGGGGCATCTGGCATCTCGAGGCGTGGCCTCG AGAGCTGTCGGCCATGGAGCCAAATGATAGTACGAGTACCGCTGTGGAGGAGCCTGATAGCTTGGAGGTGCTGGTGAAGACCCTGGACTCTCAAACTCGGACCTTTATTGTGGGGGCCCAG ATGAATGTAAAAGAGTTCAAGGAGCACATTGCTGCCTCTGTCAGTATCCCATCTGAGAAACAGCGGCTCATCTACCAGGGCCGAGTTCTGCAAGATGATAAGAAGCTCCAGGAATATA ATGTTGGGGGAAAGGTTATCCACCTGGTGGAACGGGCTCCTCCTCAAACTCAGCTCCCTTCTGGGGCATCTTCTGGGACAGGGTCTGCTTCAGCCACCCATGGTGGGGGACCCTCACCTGGTACTCGGGGGCCTGGGGCCTCTGTTCATGACCGGAATGCCAACAGCTATGTCATGGTTGGAACCTTCAATCTTCCT AGTGACGGCTCTGCTGTGGATGTTCACATCAACATGGAACAGGCCCCGATTCAG AGTGAGCCCCGGGTACGGCTGGTGATGGCTCAGCACATGATCAGAGATATACAGACCTTACTATCCCGGATGGAG TGTCGAGGGGCTCCCCAAGTGCAGCACAGTCAGCTACCCCCACAGATGCCGACTGTGGCCCCAGAGCCAGTAGCCTTGAGCTCTCAAACATCAGAACCAGTGGAAAGTGAAGTTCCTCCTCGGGAGCCCATGGAGGCAGAAGGAGTGGAAGAGCGCGCCCCAGCGCAGAGCCCGGAGCTCACCCCTTCTGGCTCAGCCCCAACAGGCCCAGCACCTGCCTCAGAGACAAATGCACCCAA CCATCCTTCCCCTGCGGAGTATGTCGAAGTGCTCCAAGAGCTGCAGCGGCTGGAGAGCCGTCTCCAGCCCTTCTTGCAGCGCTACTATGAGGTTCTGGGCACTGCTGCCACCACGGACTACAACAACAAT CATGAGGGCCGGGAGGAGGATCAGCGGTTGATCAACTTGGTGGGGGAGAGCCTGCGGCTGCTGGGCAACACCTTTGTGGCATTGTCTGACCTGCGCTGCAACCTGGCCTGTGCGCCTCCACGACACCTGCATGTGGTCCGGCCCATGTCTCACTACACCACCCCCATGGTGCTCCAGCAGGCAGCCATTCCCATCCAG ATCAATGTGGGGACCACTGTGACTATGACAGGGAATGGGACTCGGCCCCCCCCGAATCCCAATGCGGAGGCACCTCCCCCTGGTCCTGGGCAGGCCTCGTCCTTGGCTCCGTCTTCTACCACTGTCGAGTCCTCAAGTGAGGGGGCTTCCCCACCAGGGCCAGCTCCCCCGCCAGCCACCAGTCACCCAAGGGTCATCCGGATTTCCCATCAAAGTGTGGAACCCGTGGTCATGATGCACATGAACATTCAAG GGccactctctctgtctccctgcccAGATTCTGGCACACAGCCCGGTGGTGTTCCGAGTGCTCCCACTGGCCCCCTAGGACCCCCTGGTCATGGCCAGACCCTGG GACAGCAAGTGCCAGGCTTCCCGACAGCTCCAACCCGAGTGGTGATTGCCCGGCCCACCCCTCCACAGGCTCGGCCTTCCCATCCTGGGGGCCCCCCAGTCTCTGGGGCTCTG GGCACTGGGCTGGGCACCAATGCCTCGCTGGCCCAGATGGTGAGCGGCCTTGTGGGGCAGCTCCTTATGCAGCCTGTCCTCGTGG CTCAGGGGACCCCAGGAATGGctccacctccagcccctgccaCTGCTTCAGCCAGTGCTGGCACCACCAACACAGCCACCATagctggccctgccccaggggGACCTGCTCAGCCTCCACCCCCTCAACCTTCCACAGCTGATCTTCAGTTCTCTCAGCTCCTGGGGAACCTACTGGGGCCTGCAGGGCCAGGGACTGGAGGGCCTGGCGTGCCTTCTCCCACCATCACTGTGGCAATGCCTGGTGTCCCTGCCTTTCTCCAGGGCATGACTGACTTCTTGCAG GCAACACAGAcagcccctccaccccctccacctcctccacccccacccccagagcagCAGACCATGCCCCCACCAGGGTCCCCTTCCAGTGGTGCAGGGAGTCCTGGAGGTCTAGGCCTTGAGAGCCTGCCACCGGAGTTTTACACCTCAGTGGTGCAGGGTGTGCTCAGCTCCCTGCTGGGTTCCCTGGGGGCTCGGGCTGGCAGCAGTGAAAGTATCGCTGCCTTCATACAGCGCCTCAGTGGATCCAGCAACATCTTTGAGCCTGGAGCTGATGGGGCTCTCG GATTCTTTGGGGCCCTGCTCTCTCTTCTGTGCCAGAACTTCTCCATGGTGGATGTAGTGATGCTTCTCCATGGGCATTTCCAGCCACTGCAGCGGCTTCAGCCCCAGCTACGATCCTTCTTCCACCAGCACTATCTGGGTGGTCAGGAGCCCACACCCAGTAACATCCGG ATGGCAACCCACACATTGATCACGGGTCTAGAAGAATATGTGCGGGAAAGTTTT TCTTTGGTGCAGGTTCAGCCAGGTGTGGACATCATCCGGACAAATCTGGAATTTCTCCAGGAGCAGTTTAATAGCATCGCTGCTCATGTGTTACACTGCACAG ACAGTGGATTTGGGGCCCGGTTGCTGGAGTTGTGTAACCAGGGACTGTTTGAATGTCTGGCCCTGAACCTGCACTGCTTGGGGGGACAGCAGATGGAGCTTGCTGCTGTTATCAATGGCCGGATT CGTCGTATGTCTCGTGGGGTGAATCCCTCCTTGGTGAGCTGGCTGACCACTATGATGGGACTGAGGCTTCAGGTGGTACTggagcacatgcctgtaggccctgATGCCATCCTCAGATACGTTCGCAGGGTTGGTGATCCCCCCCAG CCACTTCCTGAGGAACCAATGGAAGTTCAGGGAGCAGAAAGAACTTCCCCTGAGCCTCAG CGGGAGAATGCTTCCCCAGCTCCCGGGACAACAGCAGAAGAGGCCATGTCCCGAGGTCCACCTCCGCCTCCTGAGGGAGGCTCCCGAGATGATCAGGATGGAGCTTCAGCTGAGACAGAACCTTGGGCAGCTGCAGTTCCCCCA GAATGGGTCCCTATTATCCAGCAGGACATTCAGAGCCAGCGGAAGGTGAAACCACAGCCCCCTTTGAGCGATGCCTACCTCAGTGGTATGCCTGCTAAAAGACGCAAG ACGATGCAGGGTGAGGgcccccagctgctcctctcAGAGGCCGTGAGCCGGGCAGCTAAGGCAGCCGGAGCTCGGCCCCTGACAAGCCCGGAGAGCCTGAGCCGGGACCTGGAGGCACCAGAGGTTCAGGAGAGCTACAGGCACCAG CTCCGGTCTGATATACAAAAACGACTGCAGGAAGACCCCAACTATAGCCCCCAGCGCTTCCCTAATGCCCACCGGGCCTTTGCTGATGATCCCTAG
- the BAG6 gene encoding large proline-rich protein BAG6 isoform X17 produces the protein MEHRLPSFWGIWHLEAWPRELSAMEPNDSTSTAVEEPDSLEVLVKTLDSQTRTFIVGAQMNVKEFKEHIAASVSIPSEKQRLIYQGRVLQDDKKLQEYNVGGKVIHLVERAPPQTQLPSGASSGTGSASATHGGGPSPGTRGPGASVHDRNANSYVMVGTFNLPSDGSAVDVHINMEQAPIQSEPRVRLVMAQHMIRDIQTLLSRMECRGAPQVQHSQLPPQMPTVAPEPVALSSQTSEPVESEVPPREPMEAEGVEERAPAQSPELTPSGSAPTGPAPASETNAPNHPSPAEYVEVLQELQRLESRLQPFLQRYYEVLGTAATTDYNNNHEGREEDQRLINLVGESLRLLGNTFVALSDLRCNLACAPPRHLHVVRPMSHYTTPMVLQQAAIPIQINVGTTVTMTGNGTRPPPNPNAEAPPPGPGQASSLAPSSTTVESSSEGASPPGPAPPPATSHPRVIRISHQSVEPVVMMHMNIQDSGTQPGGVPSAPTGPLGPPGHGQTLGSTLIQLPSLPPEFMHAVAHQITHQAMVAAVASAAAGQQVPGFPTAPTRVVIARPTPPQARPSHPGGPPVSGALQGTGLGTNASLAQMVSGLVGQLLMQPVLVAQGTPGMAPPPAPATASASAGTTNTATIAGPAPGGPAQPPPPQPSTADLQFSQLLGNLLGPAGPGTGGPGVPSPTITVAMPGVPAFLQGMTDFLQATQTAPPPPPPPPPPPPEQQTMPPPGSPSSGAGSPGGLGLESLPPEFYTSVVQGVLSSLLGSLGARAGSSESIAAFIQRLSGSSNIFEPGADGALGFFGALLSLLCQNFSMVDVVMLLHGHFQPLQRLQPQLRSFFHQHYLGGQEPTPSNIRMATHTLITGLEEYVRESFSLVQVQPGVDIIRTNLEFLQEQFNSIAAHVLHCTDSGFGARLLELCNQGLFECLALNLHCLGGQQMELAAVINGRIRRMSRGVNPSLVSWLTTMMGLRLQVVLEHMPVGPDAILRYVRRVGDPPQPLPEEPMEVQGAERTSPEPQRENASPAPGTTAEEAMSRGPPPPPEGGSRDDQDGASAETEPWAAAVPPEWVPIIQQDIQSQRKVKPQPPLSDAYLSGMPAKRRKLRSDIQKRLQEDPNYSPQRFPNAHRAFADDP, from the exons ATGGAGCACCGCCTCCCCAGTTTCTGGGGCATCTGGCATCTCGAGGCGTGGCCTCG AGAGCTGTCGGCCATGGAGCCAAATGATAGTACGAGTACCGCTGTGGAGGAGCCTGATAGCTTGGAGGTGCTGGTGAAGACCCTGGACTCTCAAACTCGGACCTTTATTGTGGGGGCCCAG ATGAATGTAAAAGAGTTCAAGGAGCACATTGCTGCCTCTGTCAGTATCCCATCTGAGAAACAGCGGCTCATCTACCAGGGCCGAGTTCTGCAAGATGATAAGAAGCTCCAGGAATATA ATGTTGGGGGAAAGGTTATCCACCTGGTGGAACGGGCTCCTCCTCAAACTCAGCTCCCTTCTGGGGCATCTTCTGGGACAGGGTCTGCTTCAGCCACCCATGGTGGGGGACCCTCACCTGGTACTCGGGGGCCTGGGGCCTCTGTTCATGACCGGAATGCCAACAGCTATGTCATGGTTGGAACCTTCAATCTTCCT AGTGACGGCTCTGCTGTGGATGTTCACATCAACATGGAACAGGCCCCGATTCAG AGTGAGCCCCGGGTACGGCTGGTGATGGCTCAGCACATGATCAGAGATATACAGACCTTACTATCCCGGATGGAG TGTCGAGGGGCTCCCCAAGTGCAGCACAGTCAGCTACCCCCACAGATGCCGACTGTGGCCCCAGAGCCAGTAGCCTTGAGCTCTCAAACATCAGAACCAGTGGAAAGTGAAGTTCCTCCTCGGGAGCCCATGGAGGCAGAAGGAGTGGAAGAGCGCGCCCCAGCGCAGAGCCCGGAGCTCACCCCTTCTGGCTCAGCCCCAACAGGCCCAGCACCTGCCTCAGAGACAAATGCACCCAA CCATCCTTCCCCTGCGGAGTATGTCGAAGTGCTCCAAGAGCTGCAGCGGCTGGAGAGCCGTCTCCAGCCCTTCTTGCAGCGCTACTATGAGGTTCTGGGCACTGCTGCCACCACGGACTACAACAACAAT CATGAGGGCCGGGAGGAGGATCAGCGGTTGATCAACTTGGTGGGGGAGAGCCTGCGGCTGCTGGGCAACACCTTTGTGGCATTGTCTGACCTGCGCTGCAACCTGGCCTGTGCGCCTCCACGACACCTGCATGTGGTCCGGCCCATGTCTCACTACACCACCCCCATGGTGCTCCAGCAGGCAGCCATTCCCATCCAG ATCAATGTGGGGACCACTGTGACTATGACAGGGAATGGGACTCGGCCCCCCCCGAATCCCAATGCGGAGGCACCTCCCCCTGGTCCTGGGCAGGCCTCGTCCTTGGCTCCGTCTTCTACCACTGTCGAGTCCTCAAGTGAGGGGGCTTCCCCACCAGGGCCAGCTCCCCCGCCAGCCACCAGTCACCCAAGGGTCATCCGGATTTCCCATCAAAGTGTGGAACCCGTGGTCATGATGCACATGAACATTCAAG ATTCTGGCACACAGCCCGGTGGTGTTCCGAGTGCTCCCACTGGCCCCCTAGGACCCCCTGGTCATGGCCAGACCCTGG GCTCCACCCTCATCcagctgccctccctgccccctgagTTCATGCACGCCGTCGCCCACCAGATCACTCATCAGGCCATGGTGGCAGCTGTTGCCTCCGCGGCCGCAG GACAGCAAGTGCCAGGCTTCCCGACAGCTCCAACCCGAGTGGTGATTGCCCGGCCCACCCCTCCACAGGCTCGGCCTTCCCATCCTGGGGGCCCCCCAGTCTCTGGGGCTCTG CAGGGCACTGGGCTGGGCACCAATGCCTCGCTGGCCCAGATGGTGAGCGGCCTTGTGGGGCAGCTCCTTATGCAGCCTGTCCTCGTGG CTCAGGGGACCCCAGGAATGGctccacctccagcccctgccaCTGCTTCAGCCAGTGCTGGCACCACCAACACAGCCACCATagctggccctgccccaggggGACCTGCTCAGCCTCCACCCCCTCAACCTTCCACAGCTGATCTTCAGTTCTCTCAGCTCCTGGGGAACCTACTGGGGCCTGCAGGGCCAGGGACTGGAGGGCCTGGCGTGCCTTCTCCCACCATCACTGTGGCAATGCCTGGTGTCCCTGCCTTTCTCCAGGGCATGACTGACTTCTTGCAG GCAACACAGAcagcccctccaccccctccacctcctccacccccacccccagagcagCAGACCATGCCCCCACCAGGGTCCCCTTCCAGTGGTGCAGGGAGTCCTGGAGGTCTAGGCCTTGAGAGCCTGCCACCGGAGTTTTACACCTCAGTGGTGCAGGGTGTGCTCAGCTCCCTGCTGGGTTCCCTGGGGGCTCGGGCTGGCAGCAGTGAAAGTATCGCTGCCTTCATACAGCGCCTCAGTGGATCCAGCAACATCTTTGAGCCTGGAGCTGATGGGGCTCTCG GATTCTTTGGGGCCCTGCTCTCTCTTCTGTGCCAGAACTTCTCCATGGTGGATGTAGTGATGCTTCTCCATGGGCATTTCCAGCCACTGCAGCGGCTTCAGCCCCAGCTACGATCCTTCTTCCACCAGCACTATCTGGGTGGTCAGGAGCCCACACCCAGTAACATCCGG ATGGCAACCCACACATTGATCACGGGTCTAGAAGAATATGTGCGGGAAAGTTTT TCTTTGGTGCAGGTTCAGCCAGGTGTGGACATCATCCGGACAAATCTGGAATTTCTCCAGGAGCAGTTTAATAGCATCGCTGCTCATGTGTTACACTGCACAG ACAGTGGATTTGGGGCCCGGTTGCTGGAGTTGTGTAACCAGGGACTGTTTGAATGTCTGGCCCTGAACCTGCACTGCTTGGGGGGACAGCAGATGGAGCTTGCTGCTGTTATCAATGGCCGGATT CGTCGTATGTCTCGTGGGGTGAATCCCTCCTTGGTGAGCTGGCTGACCACTATGATGGGACTGAGGCTTCAGGTGGTACTggagcacatgcctgtaggccctgATGCCATCCTCAGATACGTTCGCAGGGTTGGTGATCCCCCCCAG CCACTTCCTGAGGAACCAATGGAAGTTCAGGGAGCAGAAAGAACTTCCCCTGAGCCTCAG CGGGAGAATGCTTCCCCAGCTCCCGGGACAACAGCAGAAGAGGCCATGTCCCGAGGTCCACCTCCGCCTCCTGAGGGAGGCTCCCGAGATGATCAGGATGGAGCTTCAGCTGAGACAGAACCTTGGGCAGCTGCAGTTCCCCCA GAATGGGTCCCTATTATCCAGCAGGACATTCAGAGCCAGCGGAAGGTGAAACCACAGCCCCCTTTGAGCGATGCCTACCTCAGTGGTATGCCTGCTAAAAGACGCAAG CTCCGGTCTGATATACAAAAACGACTGCAGGAAGACCCCAACTATAGCCCCCAGCGCTTCCCTAATGCCCACCGGGCCTTTGCTGATGATCCCTAG
- the BAG6 gene encoding large proline-rich protein BAG6 isoform X32 produces MEHRLPSFWGIWHLEAWPRELSAMEPNDSTSTAVEEPDSLEVLVKTLDSQTRTFIVGAQMNVKEFKEHIAASVSIPSEKQRLIYQGRVLQDDKKLQEYNVGGKVIHLVERAPPQTQLPSGASSGTGSASATHGGGPSPGTRGPGASVHDRNANSYVMVGTFNLPSDGSAVDVHINMEQAPIQSEPRVRLVMAQHMIRDIQTLLSRMECRGAPQVQHSQLPPQMPTVAPEPVALSSQTSEPVESEVPPREPMEAEGVEERAPAQSPELTPSGSAPTGPAPASETNAPNHPSPAEYVEVLQELQRLESRLQPFLQRYYEVLGTAATTDYNNNHEGREEDQRLINLVGESLRLLGNTFVALSDLRCNLACAPPRHLHVVRPMSHYTTPMVLQQAAIPIQINVGTTVTMTGNGTRPPPNPNAEAPPPGPGQASSLAPSSTTVESSSEGASPPGPAPPPATSHPRVIRISHQSVEPVVMMHMNIQDSGTQPGGVPSAPTGPLGPPGHGQTLGQQVPGFPTAPTRVVIARPTPPQARPSHPGGPPVSGALQGTGLGTNASLAQMVSGLVGQLLMQPVLVAQGTPGMAPPPAPATASASAGTTNTATIAGPAPGGPAQPPPPQPSTADLQFSQLLGNLLGPAGPGTGGPGVPSPTITVAMPGVPAFLQGMTDFLQATQTAPPPPPPPPPPPPEQQTMPPPGSPSSGAGSPGGLGLESLPPEFYTSVVQGVLSSLLGSLGARAGSSESIAAFIQRLSGSSNIFEPGADGALGFFGALLSLLCQNFSMVDVVMLLHGHFQPLQRLQPQLRSFFHQHYLGGQEPTPSNIRMATHTLITGLEEYVRESFSLVQVQPGVDIIRTNLEFLQEQFNSIAAHVLHCTDSGFGARLLELCNQGLFECLALNLHCLGGQQMELAAVINGRIRRMSRGVNPSLVSWLTTMMGLRLQVVLEHMPVGPDAILRYVRRVGDPPQPLPEEPMEVQGAERTSPEPQRENASPAPGTTAEEAMSRGPPPPPEGGSRDDQDGASAETEPWAAAVPPEWVPIIQQDIQSQRKVKPQPPLSDAYLSGMPAKRRKLRSDIQKRLQEDPNYSPQRFPNAHRAFADDP; encoded by the exons ATGGAGCACCGCCTCCCCAGTTTCTGGGGCATCTGGCATCTCGAGGCGTGGCCTCG AGAGCTGTCGGCCATGGAGCCAAATGATAGTACGAGTACCGCTGTGGAGGAGCCTGATAGCTTGGAGGTGCTGGTGAAGACCCTGGACTCTCAAACTCGGACCTTTATTGTGGGGGCCCAG ATGAATGTAAAAGAGTTCAAGGAGCACATTGCTGCCTCTGTCAGTATCCCATCTGAGAAACAGCGGCTCATCTACCAGGGCCGAGTTCTGCAAGATGATAAGAAGCTCCAGGAATATA ATGTTGGGGGAAAGGTTATCCACCTGGTGGAACGGGCTCCTCCTCAAACTCAGCTCCCTTCTGGGGCATCTTCTGGGACAGGGTCTGCTTCAGCCACCCATGGTGGGGGACCCTCACCTGGTACTCGGGGGCCTGGGGCCTCTGTTCATGACCGGAATGCCAACAGCTATGTCATGGTTGGAACCTTCAATCTTCCT AGTGACGGCTCTGCTGTGGATGTTCACATCAACATGGAACAGGCCCCGATTCAG AGTGAGCCCCGGGTACGGCTGGTGATGGCTCAGCACATGATCAGAGATATACAGACCTTACTATCCCGGATGGAG TGTCGAGGGGCTCCCCAAGTGCAGCACAGTCAGCTACCCCCACAGATGCCGACTGTGGCCCCAGAGCCAGTAGCCTTGAGCTCTCAAACATCAGAACCAGTGGAAAGTGAAGTTCCTCCTCGGGAGCCCATGGAGGCAGAAGGAGTGGAAGAGCGCGCCCCAGCGCAGAGCCCGGAGCTCACCCCTTCTGGCTCAGCCCCAACAGGCCCAGCACCTGCCTCAGAGACAAATGCACCCAA CCATCCTTCCCCTGCGGAGTATGTCGAAGTGCTCCAAGAGCTGCAGCGGCTGGAGAGCCGTCTCCAGCCCTTCTTGCAGCGCTACTATGAGGTTCTGGGCACTGCTGCCACCACGGACTACAACAACAAT CATGAGGGCCGGGAGGAGGATCAGCGGTTGATCAACTTGGTGGGGGAGAGCCTGCGGCTGCTGGGCAACACCTTTGTGGCATTGTCTGACCTGCGCTGCAACCTGGCCTGTGCGCCTCCACGACACCTGCATGTGGTCCGGCCCATGTCTCACTACACCACCCCCATGGTGCTCCAGCAGGCAGCCATTCCCATCCAG ATCAATGTGGGGACCACTGTGACTATGACAGGGAATGGGACTCGGCCCCCCCCGAATCCCAATGCGGAGGCACCTCCCCCTGGTCCTGGGCAGGCCTCGTCCTTGGCTCCGTCTTCTACCACTGTCGAGTCCTCAAGTGAGGGGGCTTCCCCACCAGGGCCAGCTCCCCCGCCAGCCACCAGTCACCCAAGGGTCATCCGGATTTCCCATCAAAGTGTGGAACCCGTGGTCATGATGCACATGAACATTCAAG ATTCTGGCACACAGCCCGGTGGTGTTCCGAGTGCTCCCACTGGCCCCCTAGGACCCCCTGGTCATGGCCAGACCCTGG GACAGCAAGTGCCAGGCTTCCCGACAGCTCCAACCCGAGTGGTGATTGCCCGGCCCACCCCTCCACAGGCTCGGCCTTCCCATCCTGGGGGCCCCCCAGTCTCTGGGGCTCTG CAGGGCACTGGGCTGGGCACCAATGCCTCGCTGGCCCAGATGGTGAGCGGCCTTGTGGGGCAGCTCCTTATGCAGCCTGTCCTCGTGG CTCAGGGGACCCCAGGAATGGctccacctccagcccctgccaCTGCTTCAGCCAGTGCTGGCACCACCAACACAGCCACCATagctggccctgccccaggggGACCTGCTCAGCCTCCACCCCCTCAACCTTCCACAGCTGATCTTCAGTTCTCTCAGCTCCTGGGGAACCTACTGGGGCCTGCAGGGCCAGGGACTGGAGGGCCTGGCGTGCCTTCTCCCACCATCACTGTGGCAATGCCTGGTGTCCCTGCCTTTCTCCAGGGCATGACTGACTTCTTGCAG GCAACACAGAcagcccctccaccccctccacctcctccacccccacccccagagcagCAGACCATGCCCCCACCAGGGTCCCCTTCCAGTGGTGCAGGGAGTCCTGGAGGTCTAGGCCTTGAGAGCCTGCCACCGGAGTTTTACACCTCAGTGGTGCAGGGTGTGCTCAGCTCCCTGCTGGGTTCCCTGGGGGCTCGGGCTGGCAGCAGTGAAAGTATCGCTGCCTTCATACAGCGCCTCAGTGGATCCAGCAACATCTTTGAGCCTGGAGCTGATGGGGCTCTCG GATTCTTTGGGGCCCTGCTCTCTCTTCTGTGCCAGAACTTCTCCATGGTGGATGTAGTGATGCTTCTCCATGGGCATTTCCAGCCACTGCAGCGGCTTCAGCCCCAGCTACGATCCTTCTTCCACCAGCACTATCTGGGTGGTCAGGAGCCCACACCCAGTAACATCCGG ATGGCAACCCACACATTGATCACGGGTCTAGAAGAATATGTGCGGGAAAGTTTT TCTTTGGTGCAGGTTCAGCCAGGTGTGGACATCATCCGGACAAATCTGGAATTTCTCCAGGAGCAGTTTAATAGCATCGCTGCTCATGTGTTACACTGCACAG ACAGTGGATTTGGGGCCCGGTTGCTGGAGTTGTGTAACCAGGGACTGTTTGAATGTCTGGCCCTGAACCTGCACTGCTTGGGGGGACAGCAGATGGAGCTTGCTGCTGTTATCAATGGCCGGATT CGTCGTATGTCTCGTGGGGTGAATCCCTCCTTGGTGAGCTGGCTGACCACTATGATGGGACTGAGGCTTCAGGTGGTACTggagcacatgcctgtaggccctgATGCCATCCTCAGATACGTTCGCAGGGTTGGTGATCCCCCCCAG CCACTTCCTGAGGAACCAATGGAAGTTCAGGGAGCAGAAAGAACTTCCCCTGAGCCTCAG CGGGAGAATGCTTCCCCAGCTCCCGGGACAACAGCAGAAGAGGCCATGTCCCGAGGTCCACCTCCGCCTCCTGAGGGAGGCTCCCGAGATGATCAGGATGGAGCTTCAGCTGAGACAGAACCTTGGGCAGCTGCAGTTCCCCCA GAATGGGTCCCTATTATCCAGCAGGACATTCAGAGCCAGCGGAAGGTGAAACCACAGCCCCCTTTGAGCGATGCCTACCTCAGTGGTATGCCTGCTAAAAGACGCAAG CTCCGGTCTGATATACAAAAACGACTGCAGGAAGACCCCAACTATAGCCCCCAGCGCTTCCCTAATGCCCACCGGGCCTTTGCTGATGATCCCTAG